The window TCCTCCCGTTCGGACGACTGTTCGGTATACCGGACGGCTCCGAGCGGATTGCGATGAGCTCATCGCGGGTACGCTGGAAGACCTGATCGGACCGTGACCGGCGCTTGTCGACGCTTCTCCGCGCACCAGTGGCGGCGAGACCGCGCCCCCGGTGACCTGGGAACTGTCCGACTTGTGATGGGTTCCACTTTGGAAGGCGTGGCGTATGGCGCGACCGCCCGAATCGTGTCACCGTGGCTAGCATGGCGGAGAAAGGTCTCAATGCGACAGCGGCGGCCCTGCTCGGGCTGCTCCACGAAGGTCCGATGACAGGTGGCCAGCTCATGGCCACTGCGGAGAACAGATTGGGTCCGTTCTGGACCACTACTCGGAGCCAGGTATACCGCGAGTTGCCGGTTCTGGCCGAGAGAGGGTTCGTTCGGCTCGGAAGACCCGGCCCCCGCTCCTCTCAGCCCTACGCGATCACGGCGTCCGGTAAGCGCGTGTTCGCGAAGTGGCTGAGCGAGGACGCGGGGCGAGACCAGCTGCGGAACCCGCTGATGCTGCGGGCCGCTTTCGGGTCGTTGCACAAGCCTCAGCAGCTCC of the Cryptosporangium minutisporangium genome contains:
- a CDS encoding PadR family transcriptional regulator, which produces MAEKGLNATAAALLGLLHEGPMTGGQLMATAENRLGPFWTTTRSQVYRELPVLAERGFVRLGRPGPRSSQPYAITASGKRVFAKWLSEDAGRDQLRNPLMLRAAFGSLHKPQQLQELYAERREEHTARLAELREELKEVKKRDDAFQVATLEFAIQYQRSILKWLDSAPGLS